Proteins encoded within one genomic window of Armatimonadota bacterium:
- a CDS encoding NUDIX hydrolase, whose product MEGKQPIPAVAAIIVEEGKLLLIRRGAEPNKDKWSIPGGSVQWGEPLKEAVKREVREETGLDVEVGKIAGVFDLIVRDEAGNVAYHYVIIDFFAKPVGGKLIPGDDAVQVRWVPIEQVGEYELSTFLMSRLKQTKVL is encoded by the coding sequence ATGGAAGGCAAACAGCCCATACCTGCAGTAGCTGCCATTATCGTGGAAGAAGGAAAGTTGCTACTTATAAGACGTGGAGCCGAACCAAACAAAGACAAATGGTCGATTCCTGGCGGCAGCGTTCAATGGGGTGAACCACTCAAGGAAGCCGTTAAGCGAGAAGTTCGAGAGGAAACCGGTTTGGATGTAGAGGTGGGTAAAATTGCAGGAGTTTTCGACCTCATTGTTCGTGATGAAGCAGGCAACGTAGCATATCACTATGTCATTATTGACTTTTTTGCAAAGCCTGTTGGTGGAAAGCTAATCCCAGGCGATGACGCCGTACAAGTGCGATGGGTGCCAATTGAGCAAGTTGGCGAGTATGAGCTTTCGACGTTCCTAATGTCTCGGCTGAAGCAAACGAAAGTTCTTTAA
- the trpE gene encoding anthranilate synthase component I → MYYPTKEEFIRRSEFGNLVPVYRDIIADMETPVSAYRKIARGKYSFLLESVEGGERLARYSFLGTDPFLVFKSKGRDVQIIQRMRADKVTLEQGQDPLHILKNLLSKYKWVDDPTLPRFCGGAVGYIGYDMVRFFEELPDDTIDDLNIPDCFFIFTDIFVVFDHLKHRLKVICNPEVGSDPATTYDLAVEKIEEIVQRLRQPLSLSEKPAEAPSDLKPSANMTQEEYEKAVEIAKEYIKAGDVIQVVLSQRLSAPLSADPFDVYRALRSVNPSPYMYYLFYDDVKLIGSSPEILVTEDRGVVTTRPIAGTRPRGKNDEEDKALEKELLADEKERAEHIMLVDLGRNDIGRVCKYGTVTVDELMVIERYSHVMHIVSNVRGQLADGLDQFDVLRATFPAGTVSGAPKIRAMEIIEELEPTKRGTYAGAIGYFSFSGNIDTCITIRTILVKDGIAHMQAGAGIVADSVPELEYRECMNKAGALMKAIELAEKGLD, encoded by the coding sequence ATGTATTACCCCACTAAAGAGGAATTTATTCGCCGGTCGGAGTTTGGGAATCTAGTTCCCGTTTACCGCGATATAATCGCCGATATGGAAACGCCAGTTTCTGCCTACCGGAAGATCGCTCGTGGAAAGTATTCATTCCTTCTTGAAAGCGTGGAAGGCGGCGAGCGTCTTGCAAGGTACTCATTTCTCGGCACAGACCCTTTCCTAGTTTTTAAAAGCAAAGGCCGTGATGTGCAAATTATCCAACGCATGAGGGCAGATAAAGTTACGCTGGAGCAAGGCCAAGACCCACTCCATATTCTTAAGAACTTGCTTTCAAAGTACAAGTGGGTGGATGATCCAACACTTCCTAGGTTCTGCGGTGGTGCTGTTGGATATATCGGCTATGATATGGTCCGGTTCTTTGAGGAACTGCCAGACGATACTATTGATGATTTAAATATCCCGGATTGCTTCTTCATATTCACCGACATATTTGTCGTTTTTGACCATCTAAAGCATAGGTTGAAAGTTATCTGCAATCCTGAGGTTGGTTCGGACCCGGCGACAACTTATGACTTAGCCGTGGAGAAAATCGAGGAAATTGTCCAGCGGTTACGCCAGCCTCTATCATTATCAGAAAAGCCAGCAGAGGCTCCCTCCGATTTGAAGCCGTCGGCGAACATGACGCAGGAGGAGTATGAGAAAGCAGTTGAAATAGCTAAGGAGTACATCAAAGCTGGCGACGTCATTCAAGTTGTGCTTTCACAGAGACTGTCAGCACCGCTCAGCGCGGATCCTTTCGATGTATATCGTGCGCTACGCTCAGTGAACCCATCTCCTTATATGTATTATCTCTTCTATGATGACGTAAAGTTGATTGGTTCGTCGCCCGAAATTCTAGTGACCGAAGACAGGGGAGTGGTTACTACACGCCCGATTGCGGGAACGCGGCCCAGGGGCAAGAACGATGAAGAAGATAAGGCATTGGAGAAAGAACTTCTTGCCGACGAAAAAGAACGAGCTGAGCATATCATGTTAGTAGACTTAGGTCGCAACGACATTGGCCGCGTCTGCAAATACGGTACGGTGACCGTTGACGAGCTAATGGTTATTGAACGCTACTCCCACGTTATGCATATAGTCTCGAACGTCCGGGGCCAACTTGCCGATGGCTTAGACCAGTTCGATGTGCTCAGAGCGACGTTCCCGGCAGGCACGGTCTCCGGAGCGCCAAAAATTCGTGCAATGGAAATAATCGAAGAGCTTGAACCAACTAAGCGCGGAACATATGCTGGCGCAATCGGCTACTTTAGTTTCTCTGGAAATATAGATACGTGCATCACCATCCGCACAATTCTTGTTAAAGATGGAATCGCCCACATGCAGGCTGGCGCTGGAATTGTTGCCGATTCTGTCCCGGAGCTAGAATACCGCGAGTGCATGAATAAAGCTGGGGCATTAATGAAAGCCATTGAACTTGCTGAAAAAGGGTTAGATTAG
- the murI gene encoding glutamate racemase: MKSKGSIGVFDSGVGGLTVVKQISQKLPRENVIYLADEAHVPYGERHPYEIISFALGITRFLIERGAKLIVMGCNMSSALALSPARKLFPDTPVIGVIEAGVRAALRVSRDGKIGVLATTGTVNTHAYRDAILRLNPSAMVVEQACPKFVPLVEADMADSEEAESAAHEYMKPLLSADCSTIILGCTHYPFLAGAISRVAGKHITLIDPAEETVVEAANLLSSSKLLDFSGDEPSYIFFTTAKTEKFADLGSKFLNREIQNLVEVSWGKELGAVEWQEKTVEQTTKSAL; this comes from the coding sequence TTGAAAAGTAAAGGCTCGATTGGGGTTTTCGATTCGGGAGTTGGTGGGCTAACAGTTGTTAAACAGATTTCACAAAAACTTCCTCGTGAAAATGTTATATATCTTGCCGATGAAGCACATGTTCCTTATGGCGAACGTCATCCCTATGAGATAATCAGCTTTGCACTTGGAATCACTAGATTCCTCATAGAACGCGGCGCCAAATTAATCGTAATGGGCTGTAATATGTCTTCTGCACTCGCACTTTCTCCCGCACGTAAGCTTTTTCCCGATACGCCGGTTATTGGAGTAATTGAAGCGGGAGTTCGTGCTGCACTCCGAGTATCCCGTGATGGCAAAATCGGGGTTTTGGCGACGACAGGCACAGTAAATACGCATGCATATCGGGATGCCATTCTGCGCCTTAACCCATCTGCTATGGTTGTTGAGCAGGCGTGCCCGAAATTTGTGCCCCTTGTCGAAGCAGACATGGCAGATTCCGAAGAAGCTGAGTCAGCGGCACATGAATATATGAAACCGTTGCTATCCGCGGACTGTAGCACTATAATACTTGGATGTACACATTATCCGTTTTTAGCTGGTGCCATCAGCCGAGTTGCTGGCAAGCATATAACGCTTATCGACCCAGCCGAAGAAACTGTCGTAGAGGCAGCAAACCTGCTAAGTAGCAGTAAGTTGCTGGACTTTTCAGGGGACGAACCTTCCTATATTTTTTTTACTACAGCAAAAACAGAAAAGTTTGCTGACTTGGGAAGTAAATTTCTCAATAGGGAAATTCAAAACTTGGTCGAGGTAAGCTGGGGAAAAGAATTGGGAGCAGTCGAATGGCAAGAGAAGACGGTCGAGCAAACGACGAAATCCGCCCTGTGA
- a CDS encoding metal ABC transporter permease encodes MEIFTDNILRMPLIALVLTGLTCGYLGIFVILKRVVFLGAALAEVSSAGIAAALLLGLNPVIGSLAFVLGGVGIFSIRARRGVPQEAGVGIGYALAGALGVLLIHLGSGEAHMLDILTGCVIGVDVADVWLMLGVFLAIGVVHWLCFKEFIFSSFDPETAASQGVKVRLIDAIIFLTLGVAVAVSIRSVGTLVTFAFLVVPGAAALALARRMKTAILIAPTHALIPAVIGYYLSYRFDLPTGATVTAVMIILLLIPALLVKSKRYLPLLGASSN; translated from the coding sequence GTGGAAATTTTCACAGATAATATTCTTAGAATGCCGTTAATTGCTTTGGTATTGACAGGCCTTACGTGCGGCTACCTTGGAATATTTGTTATTCTGAAAAGAGTGGTGTTCCTAGGGGCCGCATTAGCAGAAGTAAGTTCTGCGGGAATTGCTGCAGCCTTGCTTTTAGGACTAAATCCTGTTATAGGCTCATTGGCTTTTGTGCTTGGGGGAGTAGGAATATTTAGCATAAGAGCGAGGCGTGGTGTTCCCCAGGAGGCTGGTGTTGGTATAGGTTATGCACTAGCTGGCGCACTTGGGGTTTTGCTTATTCATTTGGGTTCGGGCGAGGCGCACATGCTAGATATTTTGACTGGATGCGTTATTGGCGTTGACGTTGCGGATGTGTGGTTAATGCTTGGAGTATTCCTTGCCATTGGAGTAGTCCATTGGCTATGTTTTAAGGAGTTCATTTTCAGCTCGTTTGACCCAGAAACAGCCGCGTCCCAGGGTGTCAAGGTGAGATTAATTGATGCGATTATATTCTTAACTCTTGGCGTGGCTGTGGCAGTTAGCATAAGGTCCGTAGGCACGTTGGTAACTTTTGCTTTTCTGGTAGTCCCAGGGGCGGCCGCGCTTGCTTTGGCTAGGAGAATGAAAACAGCCATCTTAATAGCGCCAACCCACGCTCTTATTCCAGCTGTAATTGGATATTACTTGTCTTACAGGTTTGATTTGCCTACCGGTGCAACCGTAACCGCAGTTATGATTATCTTGTTGCTAATACCTGCTTTATTGGTGAAGTCAAAGCGATATTTGCCCCTTCTCGGAGCAAGTTCAAATTAA
- a CDS encoding XTP/dITP diphosphatase yields the protein MREIVLATRNLKKVEEIRAMLADLPIRILSLADFPGIPEPQETGATFAENATIKALEAAKATGKVALADDSGLEVDALGGRPGVLSNRFAGQGASDRDKYMLILQLMDGVPEGKRTARFRAAIAIARPDGYTVVVEGTCEGRIAHEPRGEYGFGYDPIFFLPDIGKTMAELPPAEKNKISHRAKAIQAAKQLLIEMMEKNG from the coding sequence ATGCGCGAAATCGTTCTCGCAACAAGAAATCTGAAAAAGGTTGAGGAAATCCGTGCTATGCTTGCCGATCTACCGATTCGGATACTCTCCCTTGCTGATTTTCCTGGAATACCAGAACCCCAGGAAACAGGCGCAACTTTCGCTGAAAATGCCACAATTAAGGCGCTTGAAGCAGCAAAAGCCACTGGGAAAGTTGCTCTCGCGGATGACTCAGGCCTAGAGGTTGACGCACTCGGTGGTCGACCAGGCGTACTTTCGAACAGGTTTGCCGGACAGGGAGCGAGTGACCGCGATAAATATATGCTCATTCTTCAGTTAATGGATGGCGTGCCAGAGGGCAAGAGGACTGCAAGGTTCCGCGCGGCAATAGCGATTGCTAGGCCAGATGGATACACAGTGGTTGTTGAGGGCACTTGCGAGGGCCGTATTGCACACGAGCCCAGGGGCGAGTATGGCTTTGGGTATGATCCTATCTTTTTCCTCCCAGATATTGGCAAAACCATGGCTGAGCTTCCTCCCGCGGAGAAAAACAAAATAAGCCATCGGGCGAAAGCAATCCAAGCAGCCAAGCAATTGTTAATCGAGATGATGGAGAAAAATGGTTAG
- a CDS encoding N-acetylmuramoyl-L-alanine amidase family protein, producing MQHKVQRALLLLIILILVAQGFLLAEPIKLVIAGHNTHFAIQPIREESNVYVPLASLVALGARGSLVGEQQDECQEVEITSASGQKFTCKAKIFNGNPMIPIQDIAEELGAVTFWNEKSKSLSIRARIECIEFDGSRLVVNTSYPVTYKVLRWASEKKLILDISGVHMPSSIEHLTRNSTSISIRTGIREDGETGRIVLDLPHAFQHKTLSAPKSMKIVVSITPPVATLKTEGDSNVIPAGRVATLGGEQENNNNFKQNQANGNIEVEITPSPPVMKSDASADTTKFAVKPPPPPAEIISIICHNRSPKSIELEVRASKQIQYETSLLRHPDRVYLDIKNAVLACNFDGWTEEHQLVRSVQAGQQNGNLVRISLELTRVAAPEVRLDKASNRLLMKLEPPKSSGGTLASKVIVVDPGHGGPGQAGRGALGCNGSLEKTINLEIAKRVHHLLKSEGACSLLTRDDNDTYLEVSARPEFARRHSADIFISIHNNSCGKMNSVSGTETYFHKWDPDSRALATCIHTEVVAVTGLPDRKVKSDLWLYQSGLGVLRGATAYGIPAALIEVAYLNHAGDEKLLNDPDFQQRVAEAIVRGLKVYVEGSTQESQTAKKPVLVTEEAR from the coding sequence TTGCAACACAAGGTGCAGCGCGCACTGCTTCTGTTAATAATTCTCATTTTAGTGGCCCAAGGGTTTCTCCTCGCAGAACCAATTAAACTTGTAATCGCTGGGCATAATACTCACTTTGCAATCCAACCAATCCGCGAAGAGAGTAACGTTTATGTTCCCCTTGCCTCTCTAGTTGCCCTCGGTGCAAGGGGTTCTTTGGTGGGTGAACAGCAGGATGAATGTCAGGAAGTCGAGATAACCTCTGCAAGCGGCCAGAAGTTCACCTGCAAGGCGAAGATTTTCAATGGAAACCCTATGATTCCAATACAAGATATCGCTGAAGAGCTAGGTGCAGTAACCTTCTGGAACGAGAAATCGAAAAGCCTAAGCATACGCGCACGCATTGAATGCATTGAATTTGATGGCTCCCGCTTGGTTGTGAATACAAGCTATCCGGTAACTTACAAGGTGCTGCGGTGGGCCTCAGAGAAAAAGCTGATTCTCGATATATCCGGGGTTCATATGCCATCAAGTATAGAGCATCTGACGAGAAACTCAACTTCTATCAGTATCCGAACGGGTATTCGCGAGGACGGCGAAACCGGCCGGATAGTACTCGACCTTCCGCACGCGTTCCAGCACAAGACGTTGAGTGCGCCAAAGTCAATGAAAATTGTGGTTTCTATAACGCCTCCTGTTGCCACTTTAAAAACAGAAGGGGATTCTAATGTCATTCCTGCAGGTAGGGTTGCAACATTAGGTGGAGAGCAGGAAAATAATAATAATTTCAAGCAAAATCAAGCTAATGGCAACATCGAAGTGGAGATTACTCCTTCTCCGCCAGTTATGAAGTCCGATGCATCTGCGGACACAACCAAGTTTGCAGTAAAACCTCCACCTCCTCCTGCTGAGATAATCTCGATTATTTGTCATAACCGAAGCCCAAAGAGCATAGAGCTGGAGGTTCGTGCTAGCAAGCAAATTCAATACGAGACTTCATTGCTTAGGCATCCAGACCGAGTGTACCTAGATATAAAGAACGCGGTCCTTGCGTGCAATTTTGATGGATGGACGGAAGAGCACCAGTTGGTTAGGAGTGTTCAGGCTGGACAGCAAAATGGTAATTTAGTAAGGATATCCCTTGAGTTAACTCGAGTTGCCGCTCCTGAAGTTAGATTGGATAAGGCTTCAAACAGGCTACTCATGAAACTTGAGCCCCCCAAATCATCGGGCGGAACGCTTGCATCAAAGGTGATAGTAGTAGATCCTGGCCACGGTGGGCCAGGGCAGGCTGGAAGGGGGGCACTAGGATGCAATGGTAGCTTAGAAAAAACCATCAACCTTGAAATTGCCAAACGTGTCCACCATTTGCTGAAAAGTGAAGGTGCCTGCTCGCTGCTTACGCGGGATGATAATGATACCTATTTGGAAGTTTCCGCAAGACCTGAGTTTGCTAGGCGGCATTCTGCCGACATTTTTATTAGCATTCACAATAACTCTTGTGGTAAGATGAACTCAGTTTCCGGGACAGAAACCTACTTTCACAAATGGGATCCGGATTCTCGGGCGCTTGCAACATGCATTCACACAGAGGTTGTAGCGGTTACAGGTTTACCAGATAGAAAGGTGAAGAGCGACCTTTGGCTCTATCAGAGTGGACTTGGAGTATTACGTGGAGCAACTGCTTATGGAATTCCTGCGGCTCTAATAGAGGTCGCCTATTTAAACCATGCGGGCGACGAAAAACTACTAAACGATCCGGACTTCCAACAAAGAGTGGCAGAGGCAATTGTCCGTGGGTTGAAAGTATATGTCGAAGGAAGTACCCAGGAATCACAAACGGCAAAAAAACCGGTATTGGTAACCGAGGAGGCTAGGTGA
- a CDS encoding GerMN domain-containing protein, with product MKSKSFAILAILTFLVAVAFGVYMASQQKESSTPTVPPTASTQPEQPKTVKIFHVKIEDSRPKLRPVNKQISAKEDPIEAALRLLVEQGNGKDPSNPIPEGTKLLGVEVKDGLAIVNFSHEFRDNFQGGSTGEALLIGAILRTLGQFSEIRQVSILVEGKPIGSLGHLDLSGRLDVNSSGMGFNNEIEK from the coding sequence GTGAAAAGTAAATCCTTTGCAATTCTAGCAATTTTAACTTTTTTGGTTGCAGTGGCTTTTGGAGTTTATATGGCAAGCCAGCAGAAAGAATCCTCTACTCCTACAGTTCCTCCTACAGCTAGTACACAGCCAGAGCAGCCTAAGACAGTTAAAATTTTCCATGTAAAAATAGAAGACAGCCGACCAAAACTCAGGCCTGTAAATAAGCAAATATCTGCTAAAGAAGACCCAATTGAGGCCGCACTAAGACTACTTGTCGAGCAGGGAAACGGTAAAGATCCGTCGAACCCAATTCCTGAAGGAACAAAGCTGCTGGGAGTTGAAGTGAAAGATGGGCTGGCGATTGTCAACTTCAGCCATGAATTTCGCGATAACTTCCAAGGCGGTTCTACGGGAGAGGCTCTTCTTATTGGTGCAATCTTGCGCACGCTGGGCCAATTCTCGGAGATACGCCAGGTCAGCATTCTAGTCGAAGGAAAGCCAATAGGTAGCCTAGGTCACCTAGACCTATCCGGCCGACTTGACGTAAACTCTTCAGGAATGGGGTTCAACAACGAGATTGAAAAGTAA
- a CDS encoding metallophosphoesterase gives MADSRGDDNGVNMKVFSAIIDRVNAEKPDLVIFQGDAVSGSKDPKVLSSQMDTWLSVMKKLKCRWYYVPGNHEIRSAACEDVLRKKIDQPLNGPPGHKELVFSFNHKNAHFVGLNSYHPGETHRVQVEWLAQDLKSTNKPHIFVMAHDPAYPVGPHIKSSLDAHPDERDAFWKLMEKAGVRIYFCGHEHLYKRSRHGNIFQVINGTCGAPIYKGEDAISKYHYVVIEVDGAKVKCKAKDIEGKIFDSWEYSVAVPSSSEASGSSCQP, from the coding sequence ATGGCGGATAGCCGGGGAGACGATAATGGTGTAAATATGAAGGTGTTTTCGGCAATAATCGACCGCGTTAATGCCGAAAAACCTGATTTAGTCATTTTCCAAGGCGATGCGGTTAGCGGTTCAAAAGATCCAAAGGTGCTAAGTTCCCAAATGGATACTTGGCTTTCTGTTATGAAAAAGCTAAAATGCCGCTGGTACTACGTCCCCGGCAACCACGAAATTCGCTCAGCCGCCTGTGAAGATGTTCTTCGGAAGAAAATCGACCAGCCGCTCAACGGCCCGCCAGGGCATAAGGAATTGGTTTTTTCATTTAACCACAAGAATGCCCATTTCGTTGGACTGAACAGCTATCATCCAGGGGAAACCCATCGCGTTCAAGTTGAATGGCTTGCGCAAGACCTAAAGTCGACGAATAAACCTCATATTTTCGTAATGGCGCACGATCCAGCATACCCGGTGGGTCCGCATATCAAGAGCTCACTGGATGCACATCCTGATGAGCGCGATGCATTCTGGAAGCTGATGGAAAAGGCGGGTGTTAGGATATATTTCTGTGGCCATGAGCACCTGTATAAGCGGTCGCGTCATGGAAACATCTTTCAAGTGATAAATGGCACGTGCGGAGCGCCAATTTATAAAGGTGAGGATGCCATTAGCAAGTATCATTATGTAGTAATCGAGGTTGATGGCGCAAAGGTTAAGTGTAAGGCGAAGGATATAGAAGGCAAAATATTTGATTCGTGGGAGTATTCCGTGGCAGTTCCAAGCAGCTCGGAAGCTAGTGGGTCTTCGTGTCAGCCCTAA
- a CDS encoding metal ABC transporter substrate-binding protein, with the protein MKIRVISLLLLTIILAVPSYAKIKVVTSASNLADITRNIGGDLVSVTSLARPTEDIHFVEPRPSFITKLKDADVVVVYGMGFDQWMRPLIDSARNKKIVQGGPGYVDASLGIKKREVPAGKIDMSMGEIHPLGNPHYLLDPENAKIVARNILGGLIRVSPKDENKFRSNYNRFLSELDSAINKWGGILRPFKGQPVVTYHKSWIYFTGRFGLEDAGTIEPKPGIPPSPSHVSKLIRAMKREKVKVIMMETFYPQKFPKLIAKETGAEICVLPYEVGAVKGADSYIKMMDYIVNKIADALK; encoded by the coding sequence ATGAAAATAAGAGTAATTTCTTTGCTCCTTTTGACAATCATACTTGCGGTACCTTCATATGCGAAGATAAAAGTTGTTACATCTGCATCAAACCTTGCGGATATCACTCGCAATATCGGCGGTGACTTGGTGAGTGTTACCAGCCTTGCCAGACCTACCGAAGACATTCATTTTGTAGAACCTAGACCCAGTTTCATTACTAAGTTGAAGGATGCCGATGTTGTCGTGGTCTACGGAATGGGTTTCGACCAGTGGATGCGGCCGTTGATAGACAGCGCACGCAATAAGAAAATTGTTCAGGGAGGTCCTGGTTATGTAGATGCCTCTCTCGGTATAAAGAAGCGTGAAGTGCCCGCTGGAAAAATAGATATGTCTATGGGGGAAATTCATCCGCTGGGGAATCCTCACTATCTTCTCGACCCAGAGAATGCAAAAATTGTGGCAAGGAATATTTTGGGAGGCCTTATTCGGGTATCGCCAAAAGATGAGAATAAATTCCGAAGTAACTATAACCGATTTCTTAGTGAACTTGACTCAGCGATAAATAAATGGGGAGGCATTCTTCGGCCATTTAAAGGCCAACCTGTTGTAACCTACCACAAAAGCTGGATTTATTTTACCGGACGTTTTGGCCTCGAAGATGCTGGTACAATTGAACCAAAACCAGGGATACCTCCTTCGCCTTCGCACGTCAGCAAGCTTATTCGCGCAATGAAACGGGAGAAAGTAAAGGTCATCATGATGGAGACATTCTATCCTCAGAAGTTTCCAAAGTTAATCGCAAAGGAGACTGGTGCTGAGATATGTGTGCTACCCTACGAAGTAGGGGCGGTCAAAGGCGCAGATTCCTATATCAAAATGATGGATTATATTGTGAACAAGATAGCCGATGCACTAAAGTAG
- a CDS encoding metal ABC transporter ATP-binding protein: MKEIIRFKDVDLGYDGIPILTALDFAIKEGDFVGIIGPNGVGKTTLLKGMLGMLSPIRGQITYSKNIKFGYVPQRQSPDDAFPLSVLDVVLMGRWRLIGFGRRAKPRDWQAALTALEQAGVGSLADSLFRDLSGGQKQRVLIARALAGEPNVLILDEPTTDLDVAGQRSIMDLLKRLHDKRNLTVVVASHLLHHVVNYVETIGFVEESTFKLEPIETAVTAENLTRLYGIEVQVGEINGHRFVF; encoded by the coding sequence ATGAAAGAAATAATCCGATTCAAAGATGTTGACCTTGGTTATGATGGGATACCAATACTTACTGCTTTAGACTTCGCTATAAAGGAAGGCGATTTTGTGGGCATAATAGGTCCAAACGGAGTTGGAAAAACCACACTTCTAAAGGGAATGCTAGGGATGCTTTCTCCCATTAGAGGCCAGATTACTTACAGCAAGAACATCAAGTTCGGATACGTACCCCAGCGCCAGTCTCCAGATGATGCCTTTCCACTTTCTGTCCTGGATGTTGTGCTCATGGGAAGATGGCGTCTGATTGGGTTCGGACGTCGTGCAAAGCCCAGAGATTGGCAAGCAGCTCTGACTGCGTTAGAGCAGGCGGGAGTGGGCTCCCTAGCAGATTCCCTCTTTCGAGATCTTTCAGGTGGACAAAAGCAAAGAGTTCTCATTGCTAGAGCACTGGCTGGCGAACCAAATGTTCTGATTTTGGATGAGCCAACCACTGACTTGGACGTGGCTGGTCAGAGAAGCATAATGGATCTCCTAAAACGGCTGCATGACAAACGAAATTTGACAGTGGTCGTAGCAAGCCATCTGCTTCACCATGTAGTTAACTATGTGGAAACTATTGGTTTTGTTGAGGAAAGCACATTTAAGCTCGAACCTATCGAAACAGCTGTTACAGCTGAGAACTTAACCCGTCTTTATGGTATTGAGGTGCAGGTAGGTGAAATCAACGGACACAGGTTTGTGTTTTAG
- a CDS encoding amidohydrolase family protein, which produces MKFIDCHVHCFPDSLAEKAVANLAEAYKLQPSFNGTIAGLLRQMDEMGIQASFIQCVATKSSQVPSINNWLAEVKSERLVPFGAIHPDFPNPETELCRMRKLGIKGIKLHGNWQGFRPDDKRMIPIYQAAQENFIIYFHAGGEIVDSLEVLATPKALGNVRRMFPSLRMVCAHMGGYKMWNEVEKHLLGTDVYFDMSYCFPRDMPDDQMVKYIRMHGAEKILFGSDSPCGHPKPQIDRLLSLPITDEEKELIAWKNAVQLLS; this is translated from the coding sequence ATGAAGTTTATAGACTGTCACGTTCACTGTTTCCCTGATTCTCTTGCTGAAAAGGCCGTTGCGAACCTCGCAGAAGCCTATAAACTCCAACCGTCCTTCAATGGCACAATAGCCGGCTTGCTCCGCCAGATGGATGAAATGGGAATACAAGCCTCGTTCATCCAATGTGTCGCAACAAAGTCGTCACAGGTGCCATCAATCAATAACTGGCTGGCGGAGGTTAAAAGCGAACGGCTGGTCCCATTCGGCGCAATACATCCTGACTTCCCAAATCCCGAAACCGAACTCTGCCGGATGCGTAAGCTTGGAATTAAAGGAATCAAACTGCATGGAAACTGGCAGGGGTTTCGACCGGATGACAAGCGCATGATTCCAATCTACCAGGCCGCTCAAGAGAACTTTATAATCTATTTCCATGCAGGTGGCGAAATTGTGGATAGCTTGGAGGTGCTTGCCACCCCTAAAGCGCTTGGTAATGTTCGGCGGATGTTTCCCAGCCTCAGGATGGTTTGCGCTCACATGGGCGGATACAAAATGTGGAATGAAGTTGAGAAACACCTTCTTGGAACCGATGTCTACTTCGATATGTCATACTGCTTCCCTAGGGATATGCCGGATGACCAGATGGTTAAATATATCCGCATGCACGGCGCAGAAAAGATACTCTTCGGCAGTGACTCTCCTTGCGGCCACCCGAAGCCCCAAATAGATAGACTTCTGTCGCTCCCTATCACCGATGAAGAAAAAGAGCTTATTGCTTGGAAGAATGCAGTACAGTTGCTCTCTTAA
- the rph gene encoding ribonuclease PH: MAREDGRANDEIRPVKITRGYIQYAEGSCLIEIGNTRVICTASVEEKVPPFLKGSGTGWVTAEYGMLPRSCRTRNVRDISRGQLAGRTMEIQRLVGRALRSVVDLKGLGERTVWMDCDVIQADGGTRTASVTGAYVALVEAVDWLKKEQLIKTSIITDQLAAISVGIVGGEELLDLNYSEDSVAAVDLNLAMTASGKIVEVQGTAEGMPFSRQKLGKLLDLAEKGIKELFEIQKSVLGNLI, encoded by the coding sequence ATGGCAAGAGAAGACGGTCGAGCAAACGACGAAATCCGCCCTGTGAAAATTACCAGAGGATATATACAATATGCTGAAGGGTCGTGCCTCATTGAGATTGGCAACACGCGCGTCATTTGCACAGCTTCTGTGGAGGAAAAGGTCCCGCCATTCCTGAAGGGTTCAGGAACTGGGTGGGTTACAGCCGAGTATGGCATGCTACCACGTTCGTGCCGAACTCGGAATGTTCGCGATATATCGCGGGGCCAACTTGCAGGTCGAACAATGGAGATACAACGCCTAGTTGGCCGCGCCCTGCGATCTGTGGTTGATTTAAAAGGATTAGGTGAGCGTACAGTTTGGATGGATTGTGACGTCATTCAGGCGGATGGCGGTACTCGAACAGCTTCAGTTACAGGAGCATATGTGGCTCTCGTGGAAGCAGTTGACTGGCTAAAAAAGGAGCAATTGATTAAAACATCAATTATAACAGACCAGCTTGCGGCAATAAGCGTTGGAATCGTTGGCGGTGAAGAGCTCCTCGATTTGAACTATTCTGAAGATTCGGTTGCAGCGGTAGATTTAAACCTTGCAATGACAGCAAGCGGCAAGATTGTCGAAGTACAAGGTACTGCAGAAGGTATGCCTTTCTCGCGCCAAAAGCTGGGTAAACTGCTTGATTTGGCGGAGAAGGGCATAAAGGAACTCTTTGAGATTCAAAAATCGGTACTTGGTAATCTTATTTAA